A window of the Armatimonadota bacterium genome harbors these coding sequences:
- a CDS encoding exosortase-associated EpsI family protein, producing the protein MQQDTRRYLIAGIVLLVGAGLTQGATVLRKTEAAYTPDFSKVPKVVGKYRAVEREVDQGIFEYLAADAMEQRIYEAPDDTISYTAIYGTDWRSIHAPTGCYPAQGWKMKENEVLRIEAPEDCPHPGDLEARAVYAVKGDAREVSLFVYARPGATTADWTSHGWHVATGPRGAGGMIIILRSYPRTDDLATSVKPLIEILRAVYPASVAMWYKGKNAVKVDTPKAGE; encoded by the coding sequence GTGCAGCAAGATACGAGACGATATCTGATCGCCGGCATCGTGCTTCTGGTCGGAGCCGGGCTGACCCAGGGCGCCACGGTGCTGCGGAAGACCGAGGCGGCCTATACGCCGGATTTCTCCAAAGTGCCGAAGGTTGTGGGCAAGTACCGGGCAGTGGAGCGCGAGGTGGACCAGGGAATCTTCGAATACCTGGCCGCTGATGCCATGGAACAGCGCATCTACGAGGCGCCCGACGACACGATCAGCTACACCGCCATCTACGGCACGGACTGGCGATCCATCCACGCACCTACCGGGTGCTATCCGGCACAAGGCTGGAAGATGAAGGAGAACGAGGTGCTGCGGATTGAGGCGCCCGAAGACTGCCCCCACCCGGGCGATCTGGAAGCGCGCGCAGTATATGCAGTGAAAGGGGATGCGCGCGAGGTGTCTCTCTTTGTCTATGCCCGGCCAGGTGCGACCACCGCGGACTGGACTTCCCACGGTTGGCACGTAGCCACAGGCCCTCGCGGCGCAGGCGGGATGATCATCATTCTCCGCTCGTACCCACGTACAGACGACCTGGCGACCTCTGTCAAGCCGCTCATCGAGATACTCCGCGCCGTCTATCCCGCTTCCGTGGCCATGTGGTATAAGGGCAAGAACG